The following are encoded together in the Bombus affinis isolate iyBomAffi1 chromosome 6, iyBomAffi1.2, whole genome shotgun sequence genome:
- the LOC126917735 gene encoding kinesin-like protein Klp61F yields MNDTRSGRKEKCQQIQVFVRVRPINNFEENNKSTSILEVPNNREIIVHERPNDKVSKKFKFNNVFGPLSKQIDVYNVVVSPLLEQVLAGYNCTVFAYGQTGTGKTYTMEGINNDRTLYWHSDSSAGMIPRSLSHLFDKLQLLETQEYTIRVSFLELYNEDIFDLLSSSNDACKLRLYEDASKKGAVIIHGLEEVTIHNASEVYKIIKKGSDRRQTAATLMNTQSSRSHTIFSITIHMKESTGNTDGEEILKMGKLNLVDLAGSENIGRSGSVDRRAREAGNINQSLLTLGRVITALVEKAPHIPYRESKLTRLLQESLGGRTKTSIIATVSPASINLEETLSTLDYAHRAKNITNRPEINQKLSKREFLKQYTEEIEKLRRDLSASRDRNGVYLADDNYREMETLISRQTKEIEEKINHIKALEKIMQDKEKIFNELELQHIAQTKELDEVKTKLNNFSEALQSSNYRLKLTTQERDEHKYLVERHMNTEQSLLDQAQTLLNVADTAITDSYKLHDKIDRKSKTEQKFEDLGKTVKSNVCECLQNIEKNISTYGETLKRFFPAMKNDIETSIKCNGIDTIIHRNATSNSNQSDTTNLTKNINEFHLEYQNWIQNEVRNVVGTVESEHELMSIVSLQLAENINSMIENEIAKNMEIIRNNVSEKLKQTSTLLKEMIDASCNYELEINDRMSQSVKSIMEAVEVLRKKQEFSEKQQLFTKMMGDLFSQSNELHNSQGKHYSATIDKCDYVSKICNEANVQATNSSNINVKMRNDLKDYIQRDIEKIENNVIVTTRQNEEIANEITKQGEDLINELKSNINESCNMSKQYINDMECNIKEKQLKMDADKNISLSLINDAHEVISDISKNQARFVKDMKENTGYVSQDVSAQLENQIRESSTRNDNIIEQLQITVGKINKFFDEDLQRDVATGLTPVRKDFSYPRQFKVTSPHEQILKKFRESRKFLETSDDDSVQDDTIINGEIMKGIANSTALSDITLVSSAIDNITFDTSISSTHTENITQMLDVSSKLIQSHTQSESAIYRMNENKENNN; encoded by the exons atgaACGATACACGGAgtggaagaaaggaaaaatgtCAGCAGATACAAGTATTTGTTCGTGTTAG aCCTATCAACAATTTTgaggaaaataataaatctaCATCCATATTAGAAGTTCCAAATAATAGGGAAATAATAGTACATGAACGTCCAAATGACAAagtttctaaaaaatttaaGTTTAATAATGTATTTGGACCTTTGTCAAAACAG ATCGATGTGTATAATGTCGTTGTTAGTCCATTATTGGAACAAGTATTGGCTGGATATAATTGTACAGTATTTGCATATGGTCAAACTGGTACAGGGAAGACATACACAATGGAAGGAATTAACAATGATCGAACATTATATTGGCACAGT GACTCGTCTGCTGGCATGATACCACGTTCTTTAAGTCACTTATTTGACAAATTGCAACTACTGGAAACACAGGAATATACAATTAGAGTTAGTTTTCTTGAACTCTATAATGAAGACATATTTGATCTTTTATCATCTAGTAATGATGCATGTAAATTGAG GCTATATGAAGATGCATCAAAGAAAGGTGCAGTAATCATACATGGATTAGAAGAAGTAACAATACACAATGCAAGTgaagtttataaaattattaagaaaGGGTCTGACAGAAGGCAAACAGCTGCAACATTGATGAATACTCAATCTag CCGGTCCCATACTATATTCTCAATTACTATACATATGAAAGAAAGTACTGGTAATACAGATGGTGAAGAGATTCTGAAAATGGGGAAATTAAATTTAGTGGATCTGGCTGGTAGTGAAAATATTGGAAGATCTGGCTCTGTTGATAGGAGAGCAAGAGAAGCTGGTAATATTAACCAGTCTTTATTAACTCTTGGCAGAGTTATAACAGCTCTTGTTGAAAAAGCACCTCATATACCTTACCG GGAATCTAAACTTACAAGATTACTGCAGGAATCATTAGGTGGTCGGACAAAAACGTCAATTATCGCAACAGTATCCCCTGCTAGCATTAACCTTGAGGAAACATTATCAACGCTAGATTATGCACATCGCGCAAAAAATATCACAAATCGTCCAGAAATAAATCAGAAACTTTCGAAACGAGAATTTTTGAAACAATATACAGAAGAAATTGAAAAGCTGCGAAGAGATTTATCAGCTTCACGTGATAGAAATGGTGTTTATCTTGCAGATGATAATTATAGAGAAATGGAAACACTAATTTCACGACAGACTAaggaaatagaagaaaaaattaatcaTATAAAAGCGCTTGAGAAAATTATGCAAGACAAGGAG aaaatatttaatgaaCTTGAATTACAACATATTGCCCAGACAAAAGAATTAGATGAAGTTAAgactaaattaaataatttctctGAAGCTCTACAGTCGTCAAATTATCGATTAAAATTAACAACGCAGGAACGAGATGAGCATAAATATTTAGTAGAGAGACATATGAATACAGAACAATCTTTATTGGATCAAGCTCAGACTTTGCTAAATGTTGCAGATACAGCAATAACAGATTCATATAAATTACACGATAAAATTGACAGGAAAAG TAAAACAGAACAAAAATTTGAAGACCTTGGTAAGACCGTGAAAAGTAATGTTTGTGAATGTTtgcaaaatatagaaaaaaatatatctacATATGGTGAAACATTAAAGAGATTTTTTCCAGCAATGAAAAATGACATTG AAACCTCTATCAAATGTAACGGTATTGACACGATAATACATCGAAATGCGACGAGCAATTCGAATCAATCAGATACTACTAATttaacaaaaaatataaatgaattt CATTTAGAGTATCAGAATTGGATACAAAATGAAGTAAGAAATGTGGTTGGCACAGTGGAATCTGAACATGAATTAATGAGTATCGTTTCTCTGCAATTGGCTGAAAACATCAACAGTATgatagaaaatgaaatagctAAAAACATGGAAATCATAAGGAATAATGTATCTGAAAAATTAAAACAAACTTCGACTCTTCtaaaagaaatgatagatgctTCTTGTAATTATGAATTAGAAATTAATGATCGTATGAGCCAAAGTGTCAAAAGTATTATGGAAGCTGTTGAAGTACTTCGTAAAAAACAGGAATTTAGTGAAAAACAACAGTTATTTACTAAA atGATGGGAGATCTCTTTTCACAGTCAAATGAATTACATAATAGTCAAGGAAAGCATTATTCTGCTACAATTGACAAATGTGATTATGTTAGCAAAATTTGTAATGAAGCTAATGTTCAAGCAACAAATAGTTCTAATATAAATGTTAAAATGAGAAATGATTTAAAAGATTATATACAAAGGGATAtagagaaaattgaaaataacgTTATTGTTACAACAAGACAG AATGAAGAAATTGCAAATGAGATTACAAAGCAAGGAGAGgatttaataaacgaattaaagtcAAATATAAATGAAAGTTGTAATATGTCGAAGCAGTATATAAATGATATGGAATGCAATATTAAGGAAAAGCAACTGAAAATGGATGCAGATAAGAATATATCCCTTTCATTAATCAAT GATGCACATGAAGTAATTTCAGATATAAGTAAAAACCAAGCAAGATTCGTGAAAGATATGAAGGAAAATACTGGATATGTGTCTCAAGACGTATCTGCCCAATTAGAAAACCAAATAAGGGAATCAAGTACACGGAATGATAATATTATTGAACAGTTACAAATAACAGTtggtaaaattaacaaattttttgaTGAAGATTTGCAACGTGATGTCGCAACAG GATTAACTCCAGTAAGGAAAGACTTTTCCTATCCTCGTCAATTTAAGGTAACATCTCCACATGAGCAAATTCTTAAAAAGTTTAGAGAAAGCAGAAAATTCCTTGAAACATCAGATGATGAT TCTGTACAAGATGACACAATCATCAATGGTGAAATAATGAAAGGCATTGCAAATTCAACTGCATTATCTGACATTACACTCGTATCTTCTGCAATTGATAATATAACATTTGATACCTCTATTTCAAGTACTCATACTGAAAATATTACACAAATGTTAGATGTATCTTCAAAGTTGATACAATCCCATACTCAATCTGAATCTGCAATATACAGAATG AATGAAAACAAGGAGAATAATAACTAA
- the LOC126917746 gene encoding polyamine-modulated factor 1-binding protein 1 isoform X4, whose product MISVENFNNTLKTKSMENVMEGVNGQLQIKYQKIATEYSKIRAQANVLKRAVIDEQARNADIREQLKEKEVELRRAEQELDSLSFRNQQLTKRITVLQEELDKAQNKSKKGKNKLSENNSQVLTSPNHILDEEFQKKIVENAQLLSQISDKDSEIETLNERIQQLESKLDYCEKCKIELECQYQNTIDKLERERNDLQKKLNDRQKQEENVSWSSNEGKRDGYESDNKVGHSNLPEVEPSPFSSPSVSRRSLKSIGEGHPKVQEESNDFEFSKSCDLEKEINHWKAQYHMLKIKYDEMQQKACISNVQIEHESLQSAEINNMQIGKLTVPLAIPEEIEAREAKIRDYFLQEIDKLITEKHIYHVKNLAMAANSEVLQVHLDTSESKREKCESALTEALSNCNTLQKDKEIQEGNYKAQLSTMSEHLANMNEKLISQTEEIQQLKFQLVNKA is encoded by the exons ATGATTTCTGTAGAAAATTTCAACAACACATTGAAGACAAAAAGTATGGAAAACGTTATGGAGGGTGTAAATGGacaattacaaataaaatatcaaaaaattgcCACAGAATATTCAAAA ATTCGTGCTCAGGCAAATGTTTTAAAGAGAGCTGTGATTGATGAACAAGCACGTAATGCTGATATACGAGAGCAACTGAAAGAGAAGGAAGTAGAACTTCGCAGAGCCGAACAAGAATTAGATAGTTTGTCATTCCGAAATCAACAACTAACTAAACGTATAACTGTATTACAAGAAGAACTTGACAAAGCACAAAATAAATCTAAAAAGGGAAAGAATAAATTATCGGAAAATAATAGCCAGGTACTAACATCTCCGAATCATATCTTGGATGAAGAATTTCAAAAGAAAATAGTTGAAAATGCCCAGTTATTATCACAAATCAGTGATAAAGATAGCGAAATTGAAACCTTAAATGAAAGGATACAACAACTAGAATCTAAATTAGATTATTGTGAAAAATGCAAAATTGAATTAGAATGTCAATATCAAAATACTATAGACAAACTGGAAAGGGAAAGAAATGATTTAcaaaaaaaattaaatgatagacaaaaacaagaagaaaatgtATCGTGGTCTAGTAACGAAGGTAAACGAGATGGATACGAATCTGATAATAAGGTAGGACATTCCAATCTCCCAGAGGTAGAACCGTCTCCATTTTCATCGCCATCTGTATCACGTAGATCGTTAAAGTCTATTGGCGAAGGTCATCCTAAGGTACAGGAAGAAAGTAACGACTTTGAGTTTTCAAAATCGTGTGAcctagaaaaagaaattaaccaTTGGAAGGCACAATATCATATGCTTAAAATAAAATACGATGAGATGCAGCAAAAGGCTTGCATAAGTAATGTGCAGATTGAACATGAATCTTTGCAATCTgcagaaataaataatatg CAGATTGGAAAGTTAACAGTACCTTTAGCAATACCAGAAGAAATTGAAGCTCGAGAAGCAAAAATCCGAGATTATTTTCTACAAGAAATCGACAAATTAATAACAGAAAAACATATTTATCATGTGAAAAATTTAGCTATGGCTGCTaat agtGAAGTTCTACAAGTTCATTTAGACACAAGCGAATCAAAGAGAGAAAAATGTGAATCGGCTCTCACAGAAGCACTTTCAAATTGTAATACTTTACAAAAAGATAAAGAGATACAAGAAGGAAATTATAAAGCACAACTCAGTACTATGAGCGAACATCTTGCTAATATGAATGAAAAACTCATTTCACAAACGGAAGAAATACAACAATTAAAATTCCAACTTGTAAATAAG GCATAA
- the LOC126917746 gene encoding polyamine-modulated factor 1-binding protein 1 isoform X1, giving the protein MISVENFNNTLKTKSMENVMEGVNGQLQIKYQKIATEYSKIRAQANVLKRAVIDEQARNADIREQLKEKEVELRRAEQELDSLSFRNQQLTKRITVLQEELDKAQNKSKKGKNKLSENNSQVLTSPNHILDEEFQKKIVENAQLLSQISDKDSEIETLNERIQQLESKLDYCEKCKIELECQYQNTIDKLERERNDLQKKLNDRQKQEENVSWSSNEGKRDGYESDNKVGHSNLPEVEPSPFSSPSVSRRSLKSIGEGHPKVQEESNDFEFSKSCDLEKEINHWKAQYHMLKIKYDEMQQKACISNVQIEHESLQSAEINNMQIGKLTVPLAIPEEIEAREAKIRDYFLQEIDKLITEKHIYHVKNLAMAANSEVLQVHLDTSESKREKCESALTEALSNCNTLQKDKEIQEGNYKAQLSTMSEHLANMNEKLISQTEEIQQLKFQLVNKNSKKGKQK; this is encoded by the exons ATGATTTCTGTAGAAAATTTCAACAACACATTGAAGACAAAAAGTATGGAAAACGTTATGGAGGGTGTAAATGGacaattacaaataaaatatcaaaaaattgcCACAGAATATTCAAAA ATTCGTGCTCAGGCAAATGTTTTAAAGAGAGCTGTGATTGATGAACAAGCACGTAATGCTGATATACGAGAGCAACTGAAAGAGAAGGAAGTAGAACTTCGCAGAGCCGAACAAGAATTAGATAGTTTGTCATTCCGAAATCAACAACTAACTAAACGTATAACTGTATTACAAGAAGAACTTGACAAAGCACAAAATAAATCTAAAAAGGGAAAGAATAAATTATCGGAAAATAATAGCCAGGTACTAACATCTCCGAATCATATCTTGGATGAAGAATTTCAAAAGAAAATAGTTGAAAATGCCCAGTTATTATCACAAATCAGTGATAAAGATAGCGAAATTGAAACCTTAAATGAAAGGATACAACAACTAGAATCTAAATTAGATTATTGTGAAAAATGCAAAATTGAATTAGAATGTCAATATCAAAATACTATAGACAAACTGGAAAGGGAAAGAAATGATTTAcaaaaaaaattaaatgatagacaaaaacaagaagaaaatgtATCGTGGTCTAGTAACGAAGGTAAACGAGATGGATACGAATCTGATAATAAGGTAGGACATTCCAATCTCCCAGAGGTAGAACCGTCTCCATTTTCATCGCCATCTGTATCACGTAGATCGTTAAAGTCTATTGGCGAAGGTCATCCTAAGGTACAGGAAGAAAGTAACGACTTTGAGTTTTCAAAATCGTGTGAcctagaaaaagaaattaaccaTTGGAAGGCACAATATCATATGCTTAAAATAAAATACGATGAGATGCAGCAAAAGGCTTGCATAAGTAATGTGCAGATTGAACATGAATCTTTGCAATCTgcagaaataaataatatg CAGATTGGAAAGTTAACAGTACCTTTAGCAATACCAGAAGAAATTGAAGCTCGAGAAGCAAAAATCCGAGATTATTTTCTACAAGAAATCGACAAATTAATAACAGAAAAACATATTTATCATGTGAAAAATTTAGCTATGGCTGCTaat agtGAAGTTCTACAAGTTCATTTAGACACAAGCGAATCAAAGAGAGAAAAATGTGAATCGGCTCTCACAGAAGCACTTTCAAATTGTAATACTTTACAAAAAGATAAAGAGATACAAGAAGGAAATTATAAAGCACAACTCAGTACTATGAGCGAACATCTTGCTAATATGAATGAAAAACTCATTTCACAAACGGAAGAAATACAACAATTAAAATTCCAACTTGTAAATAAG AACAGTAAAAAGGGAAAACAAAAGTGA
- the LOC126917746 gene encoding uncharacterized protein LOC126917746 isoform X2 has protein sequence MISVENFNNTLKTKSMENVMEGVNGQLQIKYQKIATEYSKIRAQANVLKRAVIDEQARNADIREQLKEKEVELRRAEQELDSLSFRNQQLTKRITVLQEELDKAQNKSKKGKNKLSENNSQVLTSPNHILDEEFQKKIVENAQLLSQISDKDSEIETLNERIQQLESKLDYCEKCKIELECQYQNTIDKLERERNDLQKKLNDRQKQEENVSWSSNEGKRDGYESDNKVGHSNLPEVEPSPFSSPSVSRRSLKSIGEGHPKVQEESNDFEFSKSCDLEKEINHWKAQYHMLKIKYDEMQQKACISNVQIEHESLQSAEINNMIGKLTVPLAIPEEIEAREAKIRDYFLQEIDKLITEKHIYHVKNLAMAANSEVLQVHLDTSESKREKCESALTEALSNCNTLQKDKEIQEGNYKAQLSTMSEHLANMNEKLISQTEEIQQLKFQLVNKNSKKGKQK, from the exons ATGATTTCTGTAGAAAATTTCAACAACACATTGAAGACAAAAAGTATGGAAAACGTTATGGAGGGTGTAAATGGacaattacaaataaaatatcaaaaaattgcCACAGAATATTCAAAA ATTCGTGCTCAGGCAAATGTTTTAAAGAGAGCTGTGATTGATGAACAAGCACGTAATGCTGATATACGAGAGCAACTGAAAGAGAAGGAAGTAGAACTTCGCAGAGCCGAACAAGAATTAGATAGTTTGTCATTCCGAAATCAACAACTAACTAAACGTATAACTGTATTACAAGAAGAACTTGACAAAGCACAAAATAAATCTAAAAAGGGAAAGAATAAATTATCGGAAAATAATAGCCAGGTACTAACATCTCCGAATCATATCTTGGATGAAGAATTTCAAAAGAAAATAGTTGAAAATGCCCAGTTATTATCACAAATCAGTGATAAAGATAGCGAAATTGAAACCTTAAATGAAAGGATACAACAACTAGAATCTAAATTAGATTATTGTGAAAAATGCAAAATTGAATTAGAATGTCAATATCAAAATACTATAGACAAACTGGAAAGGGAAAGAAATGATTTAcaaaaaaaattaaatgatagacaaaaacaagaagaaaatgtATCGTGGTCTAGTAACGAAGGTAAACGAGATGGATACGAATCTGATAATAAGGTAGGACATTCCAATCTCCCAGAGGTAGAACCGTCTCCATTTTCATCGCCATCTGTATCACGTAGATCGTTAAAGTCTATTGGCGAAGGTCATCCTAAGGTACAGGAAGAAAGTAACGACTTTGAGTTTTCAAAATCGTGTGAcctagaaaaagaaattaaccaTTGGAAGGCACAATATCATATGCTTAAAATAAAATACGATGAGATGCAGCAAAAGGCTTGCATAAGTAATGTGCAGATTGAACATGAATCTTTGCAATCTgcagaaataaataatatg ATTGGAAAGTTAACAGTACCTTTAGCAATACCAGAAGAAATTGAAGCTCGAGAAGCAAAAATCCGAGATTATTTTCTACAAGAAATCGACAAATTAATAACAGAAAAACATATTTATCATGTGAAAAATTTAGCTATGGCTGCTaat agtGAAGTTCTACAAGTTCATTTAGACACAAGCGAATCAAAGAGAGAAAAATGTGAATCGGCTCTCACAGAAGCACTTTCAAATTGTAATACTTTACAAAAAGATAAAGAGATACAAGAAGGAAATTATAAAGCACAACTCAGTACTATGAGCGAACATCTTGCTAATATGAATGAAAAACTCATTTCACAAACGGAAGAAATACAACAATTAAAATTCCAACTTGTAAATAAG AACAGTAAAAAGGGAAAACAAAAGTGA
- the LOC126917746 gene encoding polyamine-modulated factor 1-binding protein 1 isoform X3: MISVENFNNTLKTKSMENVMEGVNGQLQIKYQKIATEYSKIRAQANVLKRAVIDEQARNADIREQLKEKEVELRRAEQELDSLSFRNQQLTKRITVLQEELDKAQNKSKKGKNKLSENNSQVLTSPNHILDEEFQKKIVENAQLLSQISDKDSEIETLNERIQQLESKLDYCEKCKIELECQYQNTIDKLERERNDLQKKLNDRQKQEENVSWSSNEGKRDGYESDNKVGHSNLPEVEPSPFSSPSVSRRSLKSIGEGHPKVQEESNDFEFSKSCDLEKEINHWKAQYHMLKIKYDEMQQKACISNVQIEHESLQSAEINNMQIGKLTVPLAIPEEIEAREAKIRDYFLQEIDKLITEKHIYHVKNLAMAANSEVLQVHLDTSESKREKCESALTEALSNCNTLQKDKEIQEGNYKAQLSTMSEHLANMNEKLISQTEEIQQLKFQLVNKFMV; encoded by the exons ATGATTTCTGTAGAAAATTTCAACAACACATTGAAGACAAAAAGTATGGAAAACGTTATGGAGGGTGTAAATGGacaattacaaataaaatatcaaaaaattgcCACAGAATATTCAAAA ATTCGTGCTCAGGCAAATGTTTTAAAGAGAGCTGTGATTGATGAACAAGCACGTAATGCTGATATACGAGAGCAACTGAAAGAGAAGGAAGTAGAACTTCGCAGAGCCGAACAAGAATTAGATAGTTTGTCATTCCGAAATCAACAACTAACTAAACGTATAACTGTATTACAAGAAGAACTTGACAAAGCACAAAATAAATCTAAAAAGGGAAAGAATAAATTATCGGAAAATAATAGCCAGGTACTAACATCTCCGAATCATATCTTGGATGAAGAATTTCAAAAGAAAATAGTTGAAAATGCCCAGTTATTATCACAAATCAGTGATAAAGATAGCGAAATTGAAACCTTAAATGAAAGGATACAACAACTAGAATCTAAATTAGATTATTGTGAAAAATGCAAAATTGAATTAGAATGTCAATATCAAAATACTATAGACAAACTGGAAAGGGAAAGAAATGATTTAcaaaaaaaattaaatgatagacaaaaacaagaagaaaatgtATCGTGGTCTAGTAACGAAGGTAAACGAGATGGATACGAATCTGATAATAAGGTAGGACATTCCAATCTCCCAGAGGTAGAACCGTCTCCATTTTCATCGCCATCTGTATCACGTAGATCGTTAAAGTCTATTGGCGAAGGTCATCCTAAGGTACAGGAAGAAAGTAACGACTTTGAGTTTTCAAAATCGTGTGAcctagaaaaagaaattaaccaTTGGAAGGCACAATATCATATGCTTAAAATAAAATACGATGAGATGCAGCAAAAGGCTTGCATAAGTAATGTGCAGATTGAACATGAATCTTTGCAATCTgcagaaataaataatatg CAGATTGGAAAGTTAACAGTACCTTTAGCAATACCAGAAGAAATTGAAGCTCGAGAAGCAAAAATCCGAGATTATTTTCTACAAGAAATCGACAAATTAATAACAGAAAAACATATTTATCATGTGAAAAATTTAGCTATGGCTGCTaat agtGAAGTTCTACAAGTTCATTTAGACACAAGCGAATCAAAGAGAGAAAAATGTGAATCGGCTCTCACAGAAGCACTTTCAAATTGTAATACTTTACAAAAAGATAAAGAGATACAAGAAGGAAATTATAAAGCACAACTCAGTACTATGAGCGAACATCTTGCTAATATGAATGAAAAACTCATTTCACAAACGGAAGAAATACAACAATTAAAATTCCAACTTGTAAATAAG TTTATGGTTTAA